The Mytilus trossulus isolate FHL-02 chromosome 3, PNRI_Mtr1.1.1.hap1, whole genome shotgun sequence genome contains a region encoding:
- the LOC134711507 gene encoding uncharacterized protein LOC134711507: protein MNFGVEHLYHDADISSNFTSLDAKEKMRTRQAHAREEKQLKRFNTTLERAHTVLIKRQDWEKNNIQQELHIIKLKSASLDKGLKKEEEAELIKRARKLPAITKSSNSLVKSNYSDSSSNGSTSHRSNSFRRHGTITSVDLRYSAEVNFTPSVEINPPIDIVTVYMKKADVVTRNLHRLYKRKQERNSYIKEAVKIIRQNNSVLLDEAKLYTRNKELLKDFELYKQKQRTSSEKTTEREIRDINATSASVTFEANRKDDSSIVKAGTIGNEKDNIINKEGNIQNAEGNLGSDQVIIEDSNTFSKVVLNDIVDDITVLPDIEPASSVVANPSESGSDFDDKNAKWTDIFKIPEMWKVFDGRKKVKQITKPPPALVTLRGKLRKTMLR, encoded by the coding sequence atgaaTTTTGGAGTAGAGCATTTATATCACGATGCAGACATTTCGAGCAATTTTACATCATTGGATGCGAAAGAAAAAATGAGAACTAGACAAGCACATGCTAGAGAGGAAAAACAACTGAAACGGTTTAATACAACATTGGAACGTGCACATACTGTGTTGATAAAGAGACAAGATTGggagaaaaataatattcagcAGGAATTAcacattataaaacttaaatcaGCGTCCCTAGATAAAGGATTAAAAAAAGAGGAAGAGGCAGAACTTATAAAAAGGGCGCGGAAACTTCCCGCTATAACGAAATCAAGTAATTCTTTAGTTAAATCCAATTATAGTGACAGTTCTTCAAATGGAAGTACATCTCACAGAAGCAATTCATTTCGACGACACGGAACTATAACTTCGGTAGATTTGAGATATTCAGCGGAAGTAAATTTTACGCCATCAGTGGAAATAAATCCTCCGATAGATATAGTTACTGTTTATATGAAGAAAGCAGATGTAGTGACAAGAAACTTACATCGACTTTACAAACGTAAACAAGAAAGAAATTCTTATATAAAAGAAGCTGTAAAAATCATAAGACAAAATAATAGCGTCTTGTTAGACGAGGCAAAGTTATATACTCGGAATAAAGAATTACTCAAAGATTTTGAAttgtacaaacaaaaacaacgaACGTCATCCGAAAAGACGACCGAACGAGAAATACGGGATATCAATGCAACAAGTGCTTCCGTTACATTTGAGGCCAATAGAAAAGATGATAGCTCTATAGTGAAAGCGGGCACCATTGGTAATGaaaaggacaacattataaataaagagGGTAACATTCAAAATGCAGAGGGAAACCTTGGTAGCGATCAGGTAATCATTGAGGATAGTAACACTTTTAGTAAAGTAGTCCTTAATGATATTGTAGATGATATAACGGTGCTACCTGACATAGAGCCAGCTTCATCTGTGGTTGCAAATCCATCAGAGAGTGGCAGTGACTTCGATGACAAAAATGCAAAATGGAccgatatttttaaaattccagAGATGTGGAAAGTATTTGACGGTAggaaaaaggtaaaacaaattacaaaaccaCCTCCTGCATTAGTGACTCTCAGAGGAAAGCTTAGGAAAACAATGTTGAGAtaa